The following proteins come from a genomic window of Corynebacterium falsenii:
- a CDS encoding GntR family transcriptional regulator — translation MDEASAPLFQQVADLIADAIVDGSLPEGAQAPSTNELAEFHHINPATARKGLTVLVDQEVLVKRRGVGMFVQHGAREKIMQLRRAAFVSAYVVPMVDEAVKLGMDQQRVRTLVDQVAESRGLY, via the coding sequence ATGGATGAGGCATCGGCACCGCTTTTTCAGCAAGTAGCGGATTTGATTGCGGATGCCATCGTGGATGGTTCGCTTCCCGAGGGAGCGCAGGCCCCCTCGACCAACGAGCTCGCAGAGTTCCACCACATCAATCCGGCAACGGCCCGCAAGGGCCTCACCGTGCTCGTCGATCAAGAGGTCCTGGTCAAGCGCCGCGGCGTGGGCATGTTCGTGCAACACGGCGCGCGGGAGAAGATCATGCAGTTGCGCCGCGCGGCGTTCGTGTCCGCGTACGTGGTCCCCATGGTCGATGAAGCGGTGAAGCTGGGGATGGATCAGCAGCGGGTCCGCACGTTGGTTGACCAAGTCGCAGAAAGCAGAGGGCTGTATTAA
- the bioD gene encoding dethiobiotin synthase — protein sequence MILCMTGTGTDVGKTIATAALAAAAEHAGWHVRVAKPIQTGEPAGHGDLATVESLTGISDLHECARYPEPLAPVMAARRAGMPTLDLADVAAELTALSSSSDATSTLLLVEGAGGLMVELGEGWTIADLARELSAPLVVTTTTGLGSLNHALLTLESIERRGVGCAGLIGGSVPADPDLATGLTLEEFSASGGFGPTRVPWLGGIPQGAGALTQEEFVRGARQWISLPRELNR from the coding sequence ATGATTCTGTGTATGACCGGCACCGGCACGGACGTTGGCAAAACCATCGCCACCGCAGCCCTCGCCGCCGCTGCTGAGCACGCGGGCTGGCACGTGCGCGTGGCCAAGCCGATCCAAACCGGCGAGCCCGCCGGCCACGGGGACCTCGCGACCGTCGAGTCCCTCACCGGCATCTCTGACCTGCACGAATGCGCCCGTTACCCCGAGCCCCTCGCCCCGGTCATGGCCGCCCGCCGCGCCGGAATGCCCACCCTCGACCTCGCCGATGTCGCCGCCGAGCTCACCGCGCTCTCTTCTTCATCCGACGCCACCAGCACCCTCCTTCTCGTCGAAGGCGCGGGTGGTCTCATGGTGGAGCTGGGCGAAGGCTGGACCATCGCCGACCTGGCCCGGGAACTCTCCGCGCCCCTCGTGGTCACCACCACCACGGGCCTGGGAAGCCTCAACCACGCACTGCTCACCCTCGAATCCATTGAGCGCCGGGGCGTGGGCTGCGCCGGGCTGATCGGCGGGTCAGTCCCCGCCGACCCGGACCTGGCGACCGGGCTGACGCTGGAGGAATTTTCCGCATCCGGCGGCTTCGGCCCCACTCGCGTGCCGTGGCTCGGCGGGATCCCGCAGGGCGCGGGAGCGCTCACTCAGGAAGAGTTCGTCCGCGGGGCCCGCCAGTGGATATCGCTGCCCCGGGAGCTTAATCGCTGA
- a CDS encoding pseudouridine synthase, protein MKRLPIKQGLNPTRAQVPRSWPGPVAAAEFVWFLIDNQRHRAPTDSFSAVLSRFSRGEVLSDAGTRLRPFDAVHPGSFVNFYRAPAPEREVPGDIHVLHQDDTLVVIDKPPFLSTMPRGQHISQTALVKARVQLGIPELSPSHRLDRLTRGVLMFTARREARGAYQTMFERREATKIYEALTPRRGAAPFAPIERFADWHQWPAPSEDQPWTLTHHMVKIRGHLSTYVVEPPAGAAAAVPPEANAVTHVLGVREDVRDGRDVLVWRLKPATGKTHQLRVVLRSLGLPIINDPLYEELSDAALHDPSAPTPHPPFADEEDFSHPMGLIAKELRFTDPLTGEPRRFISNY, encoded by the coding sequence ATGAAACGTTTGCCAATAAAACAGGGGCTCAATCCCACGCGCGCGCAAGTCCCTCGGTCGTGGCCCGGCCCGGTCGCCGCCGCCGAATTCGTGTGGTTCCTCATCGACAACCAACGCCACCGGGCGCCAACGGATAGCTTTTCTGCTGTGCTGTCGCGCTTTTCGCGCGGCGAAGTTCTTTCCGACGCCGGAACGCGCCTCCGGCCTTTCGATGCCGTCCATCCGGGTTCTTTCGTGAATTTCTACCGGGCGCCGGCACCGGAACGCGAGGTGCCGGGGGACATTCACGTACTGCACCAAGATGACACCCTCGTGGTGATCGACAAGCCGCCCTTCCTCTCCACGATGCCCCGCGGCCAGCATATTTCCCAGACCGCACTGGTGAAGGCGCGCGTGCAGCTAGGCATCCCCGAGCTCTCCCCCAGCCACCGCCTGGACCGGCTCACCCGCGGCGTGCTCATGTTCACGGCCCGGCGCGAGGCGCGCGGGGCGTACCAGACGATGTTCGAGCGCCGCGAGGCCACGAAGATCTACGAGGCGCTCACTCCGCGCCGAGGCGCCGCACCGTTCGCCCCGATCGAGCGCTTCGCCGACTGGCACCAGTGGCCCGCCCCCAGCGAGGACCAACCGTGGACGCTGACCCACCACATGGTGAAAATCCGGGGGCACTTGAGCACATATGTGGTGGAGCCTCCCGCGGGAGCTGCCGCTGCGGTGCCACCGGAAGCCAACGCGGTGACTCACGTGCTCGGCGTGCGCGAGGACGTTCGCGACGGTCGCGACGTGCTCGTCTGGCGCCTCAAACCCGCCACGGGCAAAACGCACCAGCTCAGAGTGGTGCTACGCAGCCTCGGCCTGCCGATCATCAACGATCCCCTCTACGAAGAGCTCAGCGACGCCGCCCTCCACGATCCCTCCGCTCCCACCCCGCACCCGCCTTTCGCCGACGAGGAAGACTTCTCCCACCCCATGGGACTGATCGCCAAGGAACTGCGGTTCACCGATCCGTTGACGGGCGAGCCGCGGCGGTTCATCAGCAACTACTAA
- a CDS encoding aminotransferase class I/II-fold pyridoxal phosphate-dependent enzyme — protein MSSNLPTQWFQSITDRLDTWDSTGLTRTMAEFSTGQDPICTIDGDSRVLFSSSNYLGLAQHPQVVGAAQTALEIYGAGSGGSRLTTGTTDLHNGVERRIASWLGYPECCFFATGYQANVGLISTLADEATIIFSDQRNHASIIDGCRLAKATRGTRTVVFPHRDAAALRTLLADYRTIYPDHRFLVISDGVFSMDGTCADLPSLVDTAHEFGALVIVDDAHGIGTIGASGRGVIDVSPDHAPDILVGTASKALGAEGGFVCAPEPVVRLLRNQARSFVFSTSTSAANMAAVGAAVGVVRSAGSPVPQLQANSLALREKLRDAGILETPETAESAVPADPTECSPIIPIPIGAESTAMAVAAELRSRSFHVPAIRYPTVPRGAAILRVTVMATHSSSQITDFVDAITDALAHVSD, from the coding sequence ATGTCCAGCAACCTCCCCACCCAGTGGTTCCAATCCATCACCGACCGTCTGGATACCTGGGACAGCACCGGCCTCACGCGCACCATGGCGGAGTTCTCCACCGGCCAGGACCCGATTTGCACCATCGATGGCGACTCGCGCGTGCTGTTTTCCTCCTCCAATTACCTAGGTCTTGCCCAGCACCCGCAAGTCGTGGGCGCAGCGCAAACAGCTTTGGAGATCTACGGCGCCGGATCCGGCGGATCGCGCCTCACCACCGGCACCACGGATCTGCACAACGGAGTGGAGCGCCGCATCGCCTCGTGGCTCGGCTACCCAGAGTGCTGCTTCTTCGCCACCGGTTATCAGGCCAACGTGGGCCTGATCTCCACACTCGCGGATGAAGCCACCATCATCTTTTCCGATCAGCGCAACCACGCTTCCATCATCGACGGCTGCCGCCTGGCCAAGGCCACCCGCGGCACACGCACTGTCGTGTTCCCGCACCGCGATGCCGCCGCGCTGCGCACGCTCCTTGCCGACTACCGAACCATCTACCCCGATCACCGCTTCCTTGTTATTAGTGACGGGGTGTTCTCCATGGACGGAACCTGCGCCGATCTGCCCAGTCTCGTGGACACCGCCCACGAGTTCGGGGCTCTCGTCATCGTCGACGACGCGCATGGAATCGGCACCATCGGCGCATCCGGCCGCGGCGTGATCGACGTTTCGCCTGATCACGCCCCCGATATCCTCGTCGGAACGGCCAGCAAGGCCCTTGGCGCGGAGGGTGGTTTCGTGTGCGCTCCCGAGCCCGTGGTGCGCCTGTTGCGCAACCAGGCTCGTAGCTTCGTCTTTTCCACATCGACCTCTGCCGCGAACATGGCCGCTGTCGGCGCGGCGGTGGGTGTGGTGCGCTCGGCCGGCTCGCCGGTGCCGCAGCTGCAGGCCAATTCGCTGGCTCTTCGCGAGAAGCTGCGCGATGCGGGCATCCTCGAGACACCTGAGACAGCGGAATCAGCCGTGCCCGCCGACCCCACCGAATGCTCGCCCATCATCCCCATCCCCATCGGCGCGGAATCGACCGCCATGGCCGTAGCCGCCGAACTGCGCAGCCGCAGCTTCCACGTGCCGGCGATCCGCTACCCCACCGTCCCCCGCGGCGCCGCGATCCTGCGGGTCACTGTGATGGCCACGCATAGTTCCTCGCAGATCACCGATTTTGTCGACGCCATTACGGACGCCCTCGCCCACGTCAGCGATTAA
- a CDS encoding MFS transporter: MRQSSAEPASAVTRWVLLATVGMGVFLITLDNTILYTALPRLVEDLNASITQQLWIVNAYPVVIAGLLLGTGTLGDKIGHATMFTIGMSIFGVASLLAAFAVSPEMLIAARALLAVGAATMMPSTLSLIRLTFTDPQEMNFAIGIWASLATISSALGPIVGGALLEVFWWGSAFLLNIPFVVLALVTIPFVKPAQRRDPTKHWDWISSAFAMVTLVSVVLIIKEAAHSPQNWALIAVAVVLALVFGTLFVRRQDSLAQPLITLDIFRSPSFRSGAIGASLAMFAIVGLQYITTQKLQLADGFSPLQSGLVVAVIAAGSLVTSLAAGASLRRMGVRRLIAGGLGVSAIGTAIVGVAGLVSSTPLLVLGMLVLGMGMGGVMSVASIAMISGAPPHRAGMASSVEEVSYEFGSLTAVAILGSLVTFCYSRFFHAPAGSPPRAGESLQDAVIAVDGARPIVASSILDAAASAYSSAYAVTAGVVVVTLIAGALYTGRILRGVRVELQD; this comes from the coding sequence GTGCGACAGTCATCAGCAGAACCCGCCAGCGCCGTCACGCGCTGGGTTCTGCTCGCCACGGTTGGCATGGGCGTTTTCCTCATCACGCTCGATAACACGATTCTCTACACCGCCCTCCCGCGCCTCGTCGAGGATCTCAACGCCTCCATCACCCAGCAGCTGTGGATCGTCAACGCGTACCCGGTCGTCATCGCAGGTCTCCTGCTCGGCACTGGCACCCTCGGGGACAAGATCGGCCATGCCACGATGTTCACCATCGGCATGTCGATCTTCGGCGTCGCCTCCCTGCTCGCGGCCTTCGCCGTATCCCCGGAGATGCTCATCGCCGCCCGTGCCTTGTTGGCCGTCGGCGCCGCCACGATGATGCCTTCCACGCTGTCCCTCATTCGGTTGACGTTCACCGATCCACAGGAAATGAACTTCGCCATCGGCATCTGGGCCTCCCTCGCCACCATCTCCTCGGCCCTCGGCCCGATCGTCGGCGGCGCCTTGTTGGAGGTCTTCTGGTGGGGCAGCGCCTTCCTGCTCAACATCCCGTTCGTCGTCCTCGCCCTGGTCACCATCCCCTTTGTCAAACCCGCCCAGCGCCGGGACCCCACCAAGCATTGGGATTGGATTTCCAGCGCGTTCGCCATGGTCACCCTCGTCAGCGTTGTCCTCATCATCAAGGAGGCCGCGCATTCGCCACAGAATTGGGCCCTCATCGCCGTGGCCGTGGTACTCGCGCTTGTCTTCGGCACGCTGTTCGTCCGGCGCCAAGACTCCCTCGCGCAGCCGCTGATTACCCTCGATATCTTCCGCAGCCCCAGCTTCCGCTCCGGGGCGATCGGTGCCAGCCTGGCCATGTTCGCCATCGTGGGCTTGCAGTACATCACCACTCAGAAGCTGCAGCTCGCGGACGGTTTCTCGCCGCTGCAATCGGGGTTGGTCGTGGCGGTCATCGCGGCGGGTTCGCTCGTGACCTCCCTGGCCGCCGGTGCGTCGTTGCGCCGCATGGGGGTGCGGCGCCTCATCGCGGGCGGGCTGGGCGTGTCGGCCATCGGCACCGCGATCGTGGGCGTCGCGGGGTTGGTGTCCTCCACGCCGCTGCTGGTGCTGGGCATGCTCGTCCTCGGCATGGGGATGGGCGGGGTGATGTCGGTCGCCTCGATCGCGATGATCTCCGGTGCCCCGCCACACCGCGCTGGCATGGCCTCTAGCGTGGAGGAAGTCAGCTACGAGTTCGGCTCCCTCACCGCCGTCGCCATCCTCGGGTCGCTCGTCACGTTCTGCTACTCGCGTTTCTTCCACGCCCCTGCCGGCTCGCCGCCGCGGGCCGGTGAGTCGCTCCAGGATGCTGTGATCGCCGTCGATGGCGCGCGGCCCATCGTTGCGTCTTCTATTCTCGACGCCGCAGCCAGCGCCTATTCCAGCGCCTATGCGGTAACCGCAGGGGTGGTGGTTGTCACGTTGATAGCCGGTGCGTTGTACACGGGCAGGATCTTGCGCGGCGTGCGCGTGGAGTTGCAGGACTAG
- a CDS encoding NYN domain-containing protein: protein MLERTQVFVDTSYLLASFYNSWDTGARAQLEIDLPEVVSVLNHMVQDQLKQPVHRQFWYDGIPESGPHRYQRSLRSEPGVQLRAGQLIEWGDRRTQKAVDTRLVADMVLAATRGHVSDIVLVSGDADMLPGVEEAVNAGIRVHLYGFGWDSMSSALRFACDTTTILDPREDFRDTMRLQILEGPLPAGDQPMEPAPKPLGDATSPEEPTPCVLTSPTSRSDATPSEPSPQDAPAGDQPQQPEGSTADEPTEVASNTKAETAPSAEVDTEKAAPAEPAEAQIPGPVRSGPEATSRGTQPTGANEIGDNATAATAATDATNAAGAADGTEDNDGVDEAEQTQQATEVGAAADKSPASDDKPKPRPNPGMMARHRKLRSRYVPLPNEVWASSGEQSPFDIGQQYAVWWYDHAATEDQKDNAHLLSGGGLPPEIDRPLLQFACETLHEYTLTETQRVGLRDGFHSGIRGIMLR from the coding sequence ATGCTGGAACGCACGCAAGTCTTTGTCGACACGTCTTACCTGCTAGCGAGCTTCTACAACTCCTGGGACACAGGCGCCCGGGCACAGTTAGAAATCGACCTCCCCGAGGTCGTATCCGTCCTCAACCATATGGTGCAGGACCAGCTTAAACAGCCCGTTCACCGCCAATTTTGGTACGACGGCATCCCCGAGTCCGGACCCCACCGCTACCAACGCAGCCTGCGCAGCGAACCCGGGGTTCAGCTTCGCGCTGGCCAGCTCATCGAATGGGGCGACCGCCGCACCCAGAAGGCCGTGGACACACGCCTGGTAGCGGACATGGTGCTCGCCGCCACCCGCGGGCACGTCTCCGACATCGTGCTCGTCTCCGGCGATGCCGACATGCTCCCCGGCGTGGAAGAGGCCGTCAACGCGGGCATCCGCGTACACCTCTACGGCTTCGGCTGGGACTCCATGTCCTCCGCCCTGCGCTTCGCCTGCGACACCACCACCATCCTCGACCCGCGCGAGGACTTCCGGGACACCATGCGCCTGCAGATCCTGGAAGGCCCGCTGCCCGCCGGCGACCAGCCCATGGAACCGGCACCCAAGCCGCTCGGCGACGCAACCTCCCCCGAGGAGCCCACGCCGTGCGTCCTCACTTCTCCCACCTCTCGGTCCGACGCCACGCCGAGCGAGCCCAGCCCCCAGGACGCTCCCGCGGGTGACCAGCCCCAGCAGCCCGAAGGCTCCACGGCGGATGAGCCGACCGAGGTGGCGTCGAACACCAAGGCCGAAACCGCACCCAGTGCCGAGGTTGACACAGAAAAAGCAGCCCCGGCGGAGCCTGCCGAGGCGCAGATTCCCGGGCCGGTGCGCAGTGGCCCGGAGGCCACGTCGCGCGGCACGCAGCCGACCGGTGCCAACGAAATCGGGGACAACGCTACAGCCGCTACAGCCGCCACAGATGCCACAAATGCTGCAGGCGCTGCAGACGGCACAGAGGATAACGACGGCGTCGACGAAGCCGAGCAGACCCAACAGGCCACCGAGGTCGGCGCCGCTGCGGACAAGAGCCCGGCCAGCGATGACAAGCCCAAGCCCCGCCCCAACCCCGGCATGATGGCGCGGCACCGCAAGCTCCGCAGCCGGTACGTGCCACTGCCCAACGAAGTGTGGGCGTCCTCGGGCGAGCAGAGCCCCTTCGACATCGGCCAGCAATACGCCGTGTGGTGGTACGACCACGCCGCCACCGAGGACCAGAAGGACAACGCCCACCTGCTCTCCGGCGGCGGGCTTCCCCCAGAGATCGACCGGCCGCTGCTGCAATTCGCGTGCGAGACGCTGCACGAATACACCCTCACCGAGACCCAGCGCGTGGGGCTGCGCGACGGATTCCACTCGGGCATCCGTGGCATCATGCTGCGCTAG
- a CDS encoding vWA domain-containing protein — MLLLFGLVLPVGPFAVGSAEAQAPSSQDAEQRPIVLVLDASGSMLADDAGGQKRIDAAKDATRQLIDGLAEDQKFGVVTYGAGTSSDDADKERGCQDVTILRPLATGDKQKAVDSVNGIQPRGWTPIGKALQQAADLLPDNKGTVVLVSGGEDTCAPPPVCEVAKDLVAKGIDVKVNTIGLNINDQGRSELQCIAQSTGGVYADANDAASLSKQLSVATRDVAGATYAGEPIAGKDWTAPRSTVDLKDRTSEQTFGDAPEAVPGTMAEPKIYTDEVPPVPEGVNLNPVGDDRGSQYRSYKVWLNKGDTLVVGFLAPRRPLPGDAHPDDRAAVLETTVTEKSLSDEGGWFEQSGSNVDIDPSYFLLTIPSSSQTFHAGADAFYGVSVRKSGGMKFASDPVPFMLALAAFHDVENADSAPPKKLDPTVVRVGPDSSPFVAGGTDPTNAPLLEPGTVTTDIAPGEVRYYRIRLGWGQSYAAVAQPLSGPESESEKISQVLRLHTFSPDFSYSSSAGGIKVIDEGPDAAGTQPRSVVGTEAVQLDATLGVKKTSNNDYEAFPSHPGEQIIAVTKDTNQESLQQHGLGVGQGNVQPQRFLLAVAREGEEITPGPVFTPIKSRDGSSEPNTGHAQPSDAAKDAAKDAAAESSPMSQKMPLLIGGGVIILVVIGALVAFGVRRKQ; from the coding sequence ATGCTTTTGCTGTTCGGGCTTGTGCTCCCCGTTGGTCCCTTCGCAGTTGGTAGTGCTGAAGCGCAAGCCCCATCCTCCCAGGACGCTGAGCAGCGCCCGATTGTGCTGGTTCTTGATGCTTCCGGCTCGATGTTGGCAGATGATGCCGGTGGCCAGAAGCGTATCGACGCCGCCAAGGACGCGACCCGACAGTTGATCGATGGGCTGGCCGAGGATCAGAAGTTTGGGGTGGTGACCTACGGTGCCGGTACCAGCAGCGATGATGCTGACAAGGAGCGTGGCTGCCAGGACGTCACGATCCTCCGGCCGCTAGCGACCGGGGATAAGCAGAAGGCGGTTGATTCAGTCAACGGCATTCAGCCACGTGGCTGGACCCCCATTGGCAAGGCTTTGCAGCAGGCTGCTGACCTGTTGCCAGACAACAAGGGAACCGTTGTCCTTGTCTCGGGCGGTGAGGATACGTGTGCTCCACCGCCGGTGTGTGAGGTGGCTAAGGATCTCGTGGCGAAGGGCATCGATGTGAAGGTCAATACTATTGGCCTGAACATTAACGATCAGGGCCGATCGGAATTGCAGTGCATTGCACAGTCCACGGGTGGAGTTTATGCGGATGCCAATGACGCAGCGAGCCTAAGTAAGCAGCTTTCGGTGGCCACTCGCGACGTTGCAGGCGCAACGTACGCAGGCGAACCGATCGCGGGCAAAGATTGGACAGCTCCCAGATCTACGGTCGATCTCAAGGATCGCACGTCAGAGCAGACCTTCGGCGATGCTCCGGAAGCGGTGCCAGGAACGATGGCTGAGCCGAAGATCTACACCGACGAAGTACCACCGGTCCCAGAAGGCGTTAACCTCAATCCTGTTGGCGATGATAGGGGTAGCCAGTATCGGTCGTACAAAGTCTGGCTAAATAAGGGCGATACCCTCGTGGTTGGGTTCCTCGCCCCTAGGCGTCCCCTTCCTGGAGATGCACATCCAGATGATCGAGCAGCGGTGCTTGAGACAACTGTCACTGAGAAGTCACTGTCGGATGAGGGCGGCTGGTTCGAGCAATCTGGGTCCAACGTCGATATTGACCCGTCCTATTTTCTTTTAACGATTCCATCCTCTTCCCAAACTTTTCACGCTGGGGCGGATGCGTTTTACGGCGTGTCAGTGAGGAAATCCGGCGGGATGAAGTTCGCGTCTGATCCCGTGCCGTTCATGTTGGCCCTTGCTGCATTTCACGATGTTGAGAACGCCGACAGCGCCCCGCCGAAGAAACTCGATCCTACGGTTGTACGCGTGGGGCCAGATTCCAGCCCCTTCGTGGCCGGTGGCACCGATCCAACTAATGCCCCTCTATTGGAACCAGGTACGGTGACGACGGACATCGCACCGGGCGAAGTGCGGTATTACAGGATCCGTCTCGGTTGGGGACAATCGTACGCAGCAGTCGCGCAGCCACTCAGTGGCCCCGAGAGTGAATCAGAAAAGATCAGCCAAGTTCTTAGGCTGCACACCTTTTCTCCCGATTTTTCCTATAGCAGTTCGGCGGGCGGTATCAAGGTTATAGACGAAGGGCCGGACGCCGCCGGTACGCAACCGCGATCGGTCGTTGGGACCGAAGCCGTGCAACTCGACGCCACGCTAGGCGTGAAAAAGACTTCTAATAACGATTACGAAGCGTTTCCGTCACACCCAGGCGAGCAGATCATCGCTGTCACCAAGGACACCAACCAAGAGTCCTTGCAACAGCACGGCCTAGGCGTTGGCCAGGGCAACGTTCAACCGCAGCGCTTCCTACTCGCAGTGGCGCGGGAGGGCGAAGAGATCACGCCCGGCCCAGTGTTTACACCAATCAAGTCCCGCGACGGAAGCTCGGAGCCTAATACCGGCCACGCACAACCGAGCGATGCTGCAAAAGACGCTGCAAAAGACGCTGCAGCGGAAAGCTCCCCGATGTCACAGAAAATGCCGCTGCTCATCGGTGGTGGGGTGATCATCCTGGTGGTCATTGGTGCACTCGTTGCCTTTGGTGTTCGCAGGAAGCAGTGA
- a CDS encoding universal stress protein encodes MSEQSTKEIVVAVDGSDASNQAVKWAANAALKRKQPLKLVTAYTMPQFMYADGMVPPQELYNELEGEANDKLDNAQKIVTDFSSEVEVSRLLKESAPIDLLLELGDSAEMIVMGSRGLGGLSGLVMGSVSSAVVSHANCPVVVVRKDNDVNEDTKYGPVVVGVDGSDVSRKAMRVAFREAEARGALLRAVHAYTDAQVHTTYVGLVDAQNRMDKEVSERQDMLDDELKPFLEEFPSVQVEEIVERERAVHSLVECAKGAQLLVLGSHGRGGFKGMLLGSTSRALLQYAPCPMMVVRPSDNI; translated from the coding sequence ATGTCTGAACAAAGCACTAAAGAAATTGTTGTCGCCGTCGATGGCTCCGATGCCAGCAACCAGGCCGTGAAGTGGGCCGCCAACGCAGCGTTGAAGCGGAAGCAGCCGCTGAAGCTCGTCACCGCTTACACGATGCCACAGTTCATGTACGCCGACGGCATGGTGCCCCCGCAGGAGCTCTACAACGAGCTGGAGGGCGAGGCCAATGACAAGCTGGACAACGCCCAGAAGATCGTTACCGACTTCAGCTCTGAGGTGGAGGTCTCCCGCCTGCTGAAGGAATCCGCTCCGATTGATCTGCTGCTGGAGCTCGGCGATTCCGCAGAGATGATCGTCATGGGCTCCCGTGGTCTCGGCGGACTGTCCGGCCTGGTGATGGGCTCCGTCTCTAGCGCTGTGGTCTCTCACGCCAACTGCCCCGTTGTTGTGGTGCGCAAGGACAATGACGTAAACGAGGACACCAAGTACGGCCCCGTGGTGGTGGGTGTCGATGGTTCCGACGTGAGCCGCAAGGCCATGCGCGTGGCCTTCCGTGAGGCCGAGGCCCGCGGCGCCCTGCTGCGCGCCGTGCACGCTTACACCGACGCTCAGGTGCACACCACCTACGTGGGCCTGGTCGATGCGCAGAACCGCATGGACAAGGAAGTTTCCGAGCGCCAGGACATGCTCGATGACGAGCTGAAGCCCTTCCTCGAGGAGTTCCCCTCCGTGCAGGTCGAAGAGATCGTCGAGCGCGAGCGTGCCGTGCACTCTCTGGTTGAGTGCGCCAAGGGTGCGCAGCTGCTGGTGCTCGGCTCCCACGGCCGCGGTGGCTTCAAGGGCATGCTGCTGGGCTCCACCTCCCGCGCCCTGCTGCAGTACGCTCCGTGCCCGATGATGGTTGTGCGCCCGAGCGACAACATCTAA
- a CDS encoding adenosylmethionine--8-amino-7-oxononanoate transaminase yields MLASPAAQSPTAQSPSDQPRTPTPSAQPWTAERIIEADQRYVWHPYAPRTLADTDADAFQAAQAVASTEGVNLHLADGRTVIDGMSSWWAACHGHGHPHLVEAAHRQIDRMSHVMFGGLTHQPAAELAERLVNWVNSGSVNAGDPMDGVFYSDSGSVAVEVALKMALQYQRGTGNPHRDRFLTWRSGYHGDTQGPMSVCDPDGGMHALWEGTLTRQRFVPAPPVMGATEQQRADYLADLERSLVEAGNIAAVIVEPIVQGAGGMRFHDAELITGLREICDRTGTLLILDEIATGFGRTGHALACHAAGVLPDILCLGKALTGGFMSFAATLTSARVARGIDSPSGGGALMHGPTFMGNPLACSVAGAALDLIESGYWRESVPRIETGLQRLHDVCGPADNPAVADVRVLGAIGVVEMREPIDMRTATDALLDSGVWLRPFGRLLYTMPPFISTDEDIATIVNAMAHTVAQLAR; encoded by the coding sequence ATGCTTGCTTCACCCGCAGCGCAATCACCAACAGCGCAATCGCCCTCAGACCAACCACGAACTCCCACGCCATCGGCGCAGCCGTGGACAGCCGAACGCATCATCGAGGCCGATCAGCGCTACGTGTGGCATCCCTACGCGCCGCGGACCCTGGCCGATACCGATGCAGACGCGTTCCAGGCGGCGCAGGCTGTGGCGTCGACGGAAGGGGTGAACCTTCACCTCGCGGACGGGCGAACGGTCATCGACGGCATGAGCTCGTGGTGGGCGGCCTGCCACGGCCACGGCCACCCGCACCTCGTGGAGGCGGCGCACAGGCAGATCGACCGGATGAGCCACGTGATGTTCGGCGGGCTCACCCACCAGCCCGCCGCTGAGCTGGCCGAACGGCTGGTGAACTGGGTCAATAGCGGCTCAGTCAACGCCGGCGATCCCATGGACGGTGTGTTCTACTCCGACTCTGGCTCGGTGGCCGTGGAAGTCGCGCTAAAGATGGCGCTGCAATACCAACGCGGCACCGGCAACCCCCACCGCGACCGCTTCCTCACCTGGCGCAGTGGCTACCACGGCGACACGCAAGGCCCCATGAGCGTGTGCGATCCGGACGGCGGAATGCACGCCCTGTGGGAGGGCACCCTCACCCGCCAACGCTTCGTGCCCGCCCCGCCCGTCATGGGGGCGACCGAGCAGCAGCGGGCCGATTACCTCGCCGACCTGGAACGCAGCCTTGTCGAAGCCGGGAACATCGCCGCCGTCATCGTGGAGCCGATCGTCCAGGGCGCCGGGGGCATGCGCTTCCATGACGCGGAGCTGATCACCGGCCTGCGCGAGATCTGCGACCGCACCGGCACGCTGCTGATCCTGGACGAGATCGCCACCGGCTTTGGCCGCACCGGCCACGCCCTGGCCTGCCACGCTGCGGGAGTGCTGCCGGACATTCTCTGCCTCGGCAAGGCGCTGACCGGCGGGTTTATGTCCTTCGCCGCCACGTTGACCTCCGCCCGGGTGGCCCGTGGCATCGACTCCCCGTCCGGCGGCGGCGCGCTCATGCACGGGCCGACGTTCATGGGAAACCCCCTGGCCTGCTCGGTCGCGGGCGCTGCGCTGGACCTCATCGAGTCGGGCTATTGGCGCGAATCCGTGCCCCGCATCGAGACCGGGCTGCAGCGACTCCACGACGTCTGCGGCCCCGCCGACAACCCAGCCGTGGCAGACGTTCGCGTGCTCGGCGCCATCGGCGTGGTGGAGATGCGCGAACCCATCGACATGCGCACGGCCACGGATGCGCTGCTGGATAGCGGCGTGTGGCTGCGCCCCTTCGGCCGCCTGCTCTACACCATGCCGCCGTTCATCAGCACGGACGAGGACATCGCCACCATCGTCAACGCTATGGCACACACCGTGGCACAGCTCGCGCGCTAG